From the Blattabacterium cuenoti genome, one window contains:
- the ileS gene encoding isoleucine--tRNA ligase, whose translation MSKRFREYKKMDLIKITKEITKHWEKHNIIETSLKNFSDNKEKFYVLYEGPPSLNGNPGIHHVLTRTIKDIFCRYYSLKGKKVFRRAGWDTHGLPVELAVEKKLGITKDDIGKKISVEEYNKSCKNLVKKSLKKWIIFTKKIGYWIDIENSFITCNAKYIESVWWLIKKLYNNNLIYKGYTIQPYSPAAGTGLSYHELNMPGTYKKIEQISPFLKFRSIKTTLSKKFSNILEEIYFLVWTTTPWTLPSNTALAVKYDINYVVIKIYNIYNCLKECIILSDKLINKVLNTSKYYITNNESDLDNFSYKNGKIPYMIIKRFKGIDLIDSKYEQLIPWFKPFYNASNAFKIIESEYVNVEEGTGIVHISPTFGTEDFIISMKYNIPPMLVLNEKNNLVPLVDLQGRFLDTFPNGFGGKYIKNEWNLNKNGNKNFSVDENIILFLEKEGKIFKKEKYFHYYPHCWRTDKPILYYPLDSWFIKTTEFKEKMICLNKKIKWYPDTIGNKRFGSWLKNIKDWNLSRTRYWGTPLPIWRTDNGDEQIVIGSIKELFLEIQKSINHGFMSYNLLNNFNVDDMSNDNYENLDLHKHFLDKIILVSSKGKRMKRELDLVDVWFDSGAVTYAQFHYPFENKNFIDKKILYPSDFISEGIDQTRGWFFTLHVISSMISNYISYKNVITTGLILDKYGQKMSKSKGNVIDPFDLIEKYGPDAIRWYIIFNNSNPWDNLKFDISGISTITNKFFSTWYNIYSFFAIYANIDGFYVNKNNNVDFTVKDCTELDLWIVSELNTTIKKSDKYYSNFNPNKVSRLIYSFILDKLSNWYIRLCRKRFWKKEYSNDKNLAYEIVYKCLIVMAKLASPIIPFFSDRMYIDLNKFSYENKIKSIHLTNFPKLEIKFIDSDLENRMLLIQKIVAMIFSIRKKNNIKIRQPLQKAFVFLDNNKKDFKLKKLYYLILKEANIKEIKFSSYKKEEELKLIKYIKPNYKLLGPKFGKKTNKISDIIKKFTNKDIEKIENEKKINIFIEKEQFSISVEDVIINTESVHGWKMLIDKELTVALDIRITDTLLEEGITREIIRNIQTLRKFNHCYITEKILVFIKTSEKIQNIIKKNINNICNSTLSLNIFLCKNKKGKKIFLNKNEIAYLQIKKNK comes from the coding sequence ATGTCAAAAAGATTTAGAGAATATAAAAAAATGGATCTCATAAAGATCACGAAAGAAATTACTAAACACTGGGAAAAACATAATATTATAGAAACGAGTTTAAAAAATTTTTCTGATAACAAGGAAAAATTTTATGTTCTTTATGAAGGCCCTCCCTCTTTAAATGGTAATCCAGGAATTCATCATGTTTTAACTAGAACTATTAAAGATATTTTTTGTAGATATTATTCTCTTAAAGGAAAGAAAGTTTTCAGAAGAGCAGGATGGGATACTCATGGGCTTCCAGTTGAACTTGCTGTAGAAAAAAAACTAGGAATAACTAAGGATGATATTGGCAAAAAGATTAGTGTAGAAGAATATAATAAGTCTTGTAAGAACCTTGTTAAAAAATCTTTAAAAAAATGGATAATTTTTACAAAAAAAATAGGTTATTGGATAGATATAGAAAATTCATTTATAACTTGTAATGCAAAATATATAGAAAGTGTATGGTGGTTAATTAAAAAATTATACAATAATAATCTTATTTATAAGGGATATACTATACAACCTTATTCTCCAGCAGCTGGTACAGGGTTAAGTTATCATGAATTAAATATGCCAGGTACTTATAAAAAAATAGAACAAATTTCTCCTTTTTTAAAATTTAGATCTATAAAAACTACATTATCAAAAAAATTTAGTAATATATTAGAAGAAATTTATTTTTTAGTATGGACAACTACACCTTGGACATTACCTTCTAATACAGCTTTAGCAGTTAAATATGATATAAATTACGTTGTAATAAAAATTTATAATATATATAATTGTTTAAAGGAATGTATTATTCTTTCTGATAAATTGATAAATAAAGTATTGAATACTAGTAAGTATTATATAACTAATAATGAAAGTGATTTAGATAATTTTTCTTATAAAAATGGGAAGATACCTTATATGATAATAAAAAGATTTAAAGGAATAGATTTAATAGATAGTAAATATGAGCAGTTAATTCCTTGGTTTAAACCATTTTATAATGCTAGTAATGCTTTTAAAATAATAGAAAGTGAATACGTAAATGTAGAAGAAGGGACAGGAATAGTACATATTTCTCCAACTTTTGGTACAGAAGATTTTATAATTTCCATGAAATATAATATTCCTCCAATGTTAGTATTAAATGAAAAAAATAATTTAGTTCCATTAGTTGATTTACAAGGAAGATTTTTAGATACATTTCCAAATGGATTCGGTGGAAAATATATAAAAAATGAATGGAATTTAAATAAAAATGGAAATAAAAATTTTTCCGTAGATGAAAATATTATTCTTTTTTTAGAAAAAGAAGGGAAAATATTTAAAAAAGAAAAATATTTTCATTATTACCCTCATTGTTGGAGGACTGATAAACCAATACTTTATTATCCTTTAGATTCTTGGTTTATAAAAACTACTGAATTTAAAGAAAAAATGATTTGTTTAAATAAAAAAATAAAATGGTATCCAGATACTATAGGAAATAAACGTTTTGGATCTTGGTTAAAAAATATAAAAGATTGGAATTTATCACGTACTAGATATTGGGGGACTCCATTACCTATTTGGAGAACTGATAATGGAGATGAACAAATTGTTATTGGGTCTATAAAAGAATTATTTTTAGAAATACAAAAATCTATAAATCATGGATTTATGTCTTATAATCTATTAAATAATTTTAATGTTGATGATATGAGTAATGATAACTATGAAAATTTAGATTTACATAAACATTTTTTAGATAAAATTATTTTAGTTTCATCTAAAGGTAAACGAATGAAAAGGGAATTAGATTTAGTAGATGTATGGTTTGATTCTGGAGCAGTTACATATGCACAATTTCATTATCCATTTGAAAATAAAAATTTTATAGATAAAAAAATATTATATCCTTCGGATTTTATATCAGAAGGAATTGATCAAACTAGAGGATGGTTTTTTACTTTACATGTTATTAGTAGTATGATAAGTAATTATATATCATATAAAAATGTTATAACCACTGGTTTAATTTTAGATAAATATGGACAAAAAATGTCAAAAAGTAAAGGAAATGTTATAGATCCTTTTGATTTAATTGAAAAATATGGACCGGATGCAATACGTTGGTATATTATATTCAATAATTCTAATCCATGGGATAATTTAAAATTTGATATAAGTGGAATTAGTACTATAACAAACAAGTTTTTTAGTACTTGGTATAATATTTATTCTTTTTTTGCTATTTATGCTAACATAGATGGTTTTTATGTAAATAAAAATAATAATGTAGATTTTACTGTAAAAGATTGTACTGAATTAGATTTATGGATTGTTTCAGAATTAAATACAACTATAAAAAAATCAGATAAATACTATTCAAATTTTAATCCAAACAAGGTTTCTCGTTTAATTTATTCTTTTATTTTAGATAAGTTAAGTAATTGGTATATAAGATTATGTAGGAAAAGATTTTGGAAAAAAGAATATTCTAATGATAAAAATTTAGCTTATGAAATAGTCTATAAATGCCTGATAGTTATGGCTAAACTAGCTTCTCCAATAATTCCATTTTTTTCAGATAGAATGTATATAGATCTTAATAAATTTTCATATGAAAATAAAATAAAAAGTATTCATTTAACTAATTTTCCAAAATTAGAAATTAAATTTATTGATAGTGATCTAGAAAATAGAATGTTATTAATACAAAAAATAGTTGCTATGATTTTTTCTATTAGAAAAAAAAATAATATAAAAATTCGTCAACCACTACAAAAAGCTTTTGTTTTTCTTGATAATAATAAAAAGGATTTTAAACTTAAAAAGTTATATTATTTAATTTTAAAAGAAGCTAATATTAAAGAAATAAAATTTTCTTCTTATAAGAAAGAAGAAGAATTGAAATTGATAAAATATATTAAGCCTAATTATAAATTATTAGGACCTAAATTTGGAAAAAAAACTAATAAAATTTCCGATATTATTAAAAAATTTACAAATAAAGATATAGAAAAGATAGAAAATGAAAAAAAAATAAATATTTTTATAGAAAAAGAACAATTTTCTATTTCTGTAGAAGATGTTATTATTAATACAGAATCTGTTCATGGTTGGAAGATGTTAATTGATAAAGAATTAACTGTTGCTTTGGATATCCGTATTACGGATACACTTTTAGAAGAGGGAATAACTAGAGAAATTATAAGAAATATACAAACATTGAGGAAATTTAATCATTGTTATATTACTGAAAAAATATTAGTTTTTATAAAAACTTCTGAAAAAATACAAAATATTATAAAAAAAAATATAAATAATATTTGCAATTCTACTCTTTCTTTAAATATTTTTTTATGTAAAAATAAAAAAGGTAAAAAGATATTTCTTAATAAAAATGAAATAGCATATTTACAAATAAAAAAAAACAAATAA
- the mutS gene encoding DNA mismatch repair protein MutS, whose protein sequence is MNKKYFCRKKEDTPLIKQYNDIKSKYPGTILLFQVGDFYEIFGKDAIICSNILNIVLTKRLNNINLAGFPCHSLNTHLPKIVNSGFRVAICNQLEISQKKEKNIIKRGIVEIITPGVTINESIIKTKENNFLISIYIEYKRIGVSMLDISTGEFFTTEDYKNNLLQYIKHFNPSEILIQKKEKEFFYKLLKNKYYTFLIEDWIFDYLFSYEKLTSHFKTNSLKGFGINDLKLGIISSGVILYYLHDNHHFKIKHISNIHRINKEEYIWIDDYTFKNLEIFKPFNKEGISLLDVLDNTSTTMGSRLLKNWILFPSLKISIIEKRHKIIEELCYDNTLRNFIKENLKKICDIERITAKIAMEKISPREIYTLHRTILLTEEIKNNIISKKIKNNITLIAKSILDCKYISEKIVNIIQENPPFQIEKGKGNVIKSGISKDLDEIRALYFSQKEHLEKLCYTEKSNTKISNLKIGYNNIFGYYFEIKKREENKVPNYWIRKQSLSNSNKIRYVTETLKNYELKILNAEQKIFSMEKEIFHKLIQYLIKNIKELQINSKIFAELDVLCTFSFIALENNYTKPEMNNSGKISILDGRHPVIEKKFISKSSYIPNDVFLDKKSQQIIIITGPNMSGKSAVLRQTAIIILMAHVGCFIPAKSAKIGLVDKIFSRIGAYDNISIGESTFMVEMNETANILNNITEKSFIILDEVGRGTSTNDGVSISKAIIEFLHKHKFRPLTLFATHYHELKEISFSLKRVKNFQVYVKKINDDIIFMYKLILGNNKNSFGINVAKMAGIPMEIIYRAKEILKILEKNEKNHYEDEYIFFLKKLIFYLKKIEKISYSLTNINKIN, encoded by the coding sequence ATGAATAAAAAGTATTTTTGCAGAAAAAAAGAAGATACCCCATTAATTAAACAATATAATGATATAAAATCTAAGTATCCTGGTACTATATTACTATTTCAAGTAGGAGACTTTTATGAAATTTTTGGTAAAGATGCTATAATATGCTCTAATATATTAAACATTGTATTAACAAAACGGTTGAATAACATTAATTTAGCTGGATTTCCCTGTCATTCTTTAAACACACATTTACCAAAAATAGTAAATTCTGGATTTCGTGTAGCTATTTGCAATCAGTTAGAAATATCACAAAAGAAAGAAAAAAATATTATAAAAAGAGGAATAGTAGAAATAATAACTCCAGGTGTTACTATAAATGAAAGTATAATAAAAACTAAAGAAAACAATTTTCTAATTTCTATTTATATAGAATATAAACGTATAGGGGTAAGTATGTTAGATATATCTACTGGAGAATTTTTTACAACTGAAGATTATAAAAATAATTTACTACAATATATTAAACATTTTAATCCTAGTGAAATACTAATTCAAAAAAAGGAAAAAGAATTTTTCTACAAATTATTAAAAAATAAATATTATACTTTCTTAATAGAAGATTGGATATTTGATTATCTATTTTCATATGAAAAACTAACATCACATTTTAAAACAAATTCATTAAAAGGATTTGGTATTAATGACCTAAAATTAGGTATTATTTCTTCAGGAGTTATCCTATATTACTTACATGATAATCATCATTTTAAAATAAAACATATATCAAATATTCATAGAATAAATAAAGAAGAATACATATGGATAGATGACTATACTTTTAAAAATTTAGAAATATTTAAACCCTTTAACAAAGAAGGTATTTCTTTGTTAGATGTATTAGATAATACAAGTACTACAATGGGGTCAAGATTATTGAAAAATTGGATACTTTTCCCATCATTAAAAATATCTATTATAGAAAAACGTCATAAAATAATAGAAGAGTTATGTTATGATAATACTTTACGAAATTTCATAAAAGAAAATCTAAAAAAAATTTGTGATATAGAAAGAATTACTGCTAAAATAGCAATGGAAAAGATTTCTCCCAGAGAAATATATACATTACACAGAACTATACTTTTAACTGAAGAAATAAAAAATAATATTATTTCTAAAAAAATAAAAAATAATATTACTTTAATTGCTAAATCAATTTTAGATTGTAAATATATATCTGAAAAAATTGTTAATATAATACAAGAAAATCCTCCATTTCAAATTGAAAAAGGAAAAGGAAATGTAATAAAAAGTGGAATATCTAAAGATTTAGATGAAATAAGAGCATTGTATTTTTCTCAAAAAGAACATCTAGAAAAATTATGTTATACAGAAAAATCTAATACAAAAATATCAAATTTGAAAATAGGTTATAACAATATATTCGGATATTACTTTGAAATAAAAAAAAGAGAAGAAAATAAGGTCCCAAACTATTGGATTCGCAAACAATCATTATCAAATTCCAATAAAATTAGATATGTTACAGAAACATTAAAAAATTATGAATTGAAAATATTGAATGCTGAACAAAAAATATTTTCTATGGAAAAAGAAATATTTCATAAACTTATTCAATATTTAATAAAAAATATAAAAGAATTACAAATAAATTCAAAAATTTTTGCAGAATTAGATGTTTTGTGTACTTTTTCTTTTATAGCCTTAGAAAATAATTACACAAAACCAGAAATGAATAATTCTGGAAAAATATCAATTTTAGATGGAAGACATCCAGTAATTGAAAAAAAATTTATATCTAAAAGTTCGTATATTCCTAATGACGTATTTCTTGATAAAAAATCACAACAAATTATAATTATAACTGGCCCTAACATGTCAGGAAAATCTGCTGTTTTACGTCAAACAGCTATTATTATTTTAATGGCACACGTTGGATGTTTCATTCCAGCTAAATCTGCTAAAATAGGTCTAGTAGATAAAATATTCAGTAGAATTGGCGCATATGATAATATTTCTATAGGAGAATCTACTTTTATGGTAGAAATGAATGAAACAGCAAATATATTAAATAATATAACTGAAAAAAGTTTTATCATATTAGACGAAGTAGGAAGAGGGACTAGTACAAATGATGGAGTTTCTATATCAAAAGCAATTATAGAATTTTTACATAAACATAAATTCCGCCCATTAACTTTATTTGCTACTCATTATCATGAATTAAAAGAAATAAGTTTTTCGTTAAAAAGAGTAAAAAATTTTCAAGTTTATGTAAAAAAAATTAATGATGATATAATTTTCATGTATAAATTGATTTTAGGAAATAATAAAAATAGTTTTGGTATTAACGTAGCAAAAATGGCAGGAATTCCTATGGAAATAATTTATAGAGCAAAAGAAATATTAAAAATATTAGAAAAAAACGAAAAAAACCACTATGAAGATGAATACATATTTTTTTTAAAAAAATTAATTTTTTATTTAAAAAAGATAGAAAAAATATCTTATTCATTAACAAACATTAACAAAATAAATTAA
- the guaB gene encoding IMP dehydrogenase, with amino-acid sequence MFLNGKITKEALTFDDVLLVPGYSSVLPYEVSLKISLTFDITLNIPILSAAMDTVTESSLAISIAREGGMGIIHKNMNIKSQTDEVKRVKRSESGVIDDPITLSRDSNLRHAQNLMKKYKISGLPVIEKDKTLVGIITKRDIKYRLDLNSLVEEVMTKDKLITSKRNITMEKAKDILLKERIEKLPIVDDGYKLVGLITIRDIDNLIEYPNSCKDSKGRLRVGAAVGIDKEILDRVESLCKVGVDIITIDSAHGHSYKIIDIVKSIRNSFPKITLLVGNIVTKRGAKDLIDAGSNILKVGIGSGSICTTRVIAGVGMPQITAINDVYEYAKTKNVKVISDGGIRYSGDIVKAIAAGASSVMIGGLFAGTDESPGEEVIYQGRKFKSYVGMGSLISMKRGSKDRYFQFNESKTVPEGIEAIVPYKGTMKDVIYQICGGIRSGMGYCGVSNIEELINLGKFVRITNSGLRENHPHSVNIIKESPNYFSK; translated from the coding sequence ATGTTTTTAAATGGAAAAATTACAAAGGAAGCTCTAACTTTTGATGACGTTTTGTTAGTTCCAGGTTATTCTTCTGTATTACCATATGAAGTATCTCTAAAAATTTCACTAACATTTGACATAACTCTAAATATTCCAATATTAAGTGCAGCTATGGATACAGTTACTGAATCTTCATTAGCAATTTCTATAGCAAGAGAAGGTGGAATGGGTATTATTCATAAAAATATGAACATAAAAAGTCAAACTGATGAAGTAAAAAGAGTTAAAAGAAGTGAAAGTGGAGTTATAGATGATCCTATAACTCTTTCTAGAGATTCTAATCTTAGGCATGCTCAAAATCTTATGAAAAAATATAAAATATCAGGACTACCTGTAATAGAAAAAGATAAAACGTTAGTAGGAATTATTACAAAAAGAGACATAAAATATCGTTTGGATTTAAATTCTTTAGTTGAAGAAGTAATGACTAAAGATAAATTGATTACTTCTAAAAGAAACATAACTATGGAAAAAGCAAAGGATATATTATTAAAAGAGAGAATTGAAAAATTACCTATTGTAGATGATGGGTATAAACTAGTAGGATTAATAACTATTAGAGATATTGATAACTTAATTGAATATCCTAATTCTTGTAAGGATTCTAAAGGACGACTTAGAGTAGGGGCTGCAGTAGGAATAGATAAAGAAATTTTAGATAGAGTTGAATCTTTATGTAAAGTAGGAGTAGATATTATTACAATAGATTCTGCTCATGGACATTCTTATAAAATTATAGATATTGTAAAATCTATACGTAACTCTTTTCCAAAAATAACTTTATTAGTTGGAAATATAGTAACAAAAAGAGGAGCAAAAGATTTAATAGATGCCGGATCAAATATACTTAAAGTAGGAATAGGATCAGGTTCAATTTGTACAACTAGAGTAATAGCTGGGGTAGGTATGCCTCAAATTACTGCTATAAATGATGTATATGAATATGCTAAAACAAAAAATGTTAAAGTAATTTCTGATGGAGGAATAAGATATTCAGGAGATATTGTAAAAGCTATTGCTGCTGGAGCTAGTTCTGTTATGATTGGAGGATTATTTGCTGGAACTGACGAATCTCCTGGAGAAGAAGTTATTTATCAGGGGAGAAAATTTAAAAGTTATGTAGGTATGGGCTCGTTAATATCTATGAAAAGAGGCAGTAAAGATCGTTATTTTCAATTTAATGAAAGCAAAACAGTACCAGAAGGAATAGAAGCAATAGTTCCTTATAAGGGAACAATGAAAGATGTTATTTATCAAATTTGTGGAGGAATTAGATCAGGAATGGGATATTGTGGAGTTTCTAACATAGAAGAATTAATTAATTTAGGAAAATTTGTAAGAATTACAAATTCAGGATTGAGAGAAAATCATCCACACAGTGTAAATATAATAAAAGAATCTCCTAATTATTTTAGTAAATAA
- the rplS gene encoding 50S ribosomal protein L19 has product MLQSIVKYVENTFFEKKENIYPNFKAGDTINIFFEIKEGDKKRIQSFKGVVIKKQGKNFMKTFTVRKISSGIGVERIFNFNQPNIKKIEINKKGKVRRSKIYYFRFLKGKKAKIKS; this is encoded by the coding sequence ATGTTACAAAGTATTGTTAAATACGTAGAAAATACTTTTTTTGAAAAAAAAGAAAATATTTACCCTAATTTTAAAGCTGGAGATACAATTAATATTTTTTTTGAAATTAAAGAAGGAGATAAAAAAAGAATTCAGTCTTTTAAAGGAGTAGTAATAAAAAAACAAGGAAAAAATTTTATGAAAACATTTACTGTTAGAAAAATTAGTTCTGGAATTGGGGTAGAACGTATATTTAATTTTAATCAACCTAATATAAAAAAAATAGAGATTAATAAAAAAGGAAAAGTTAGAAGATCTAAAATATATTATTTTAGATTTTTAAAAGGTAAAAAAGCAAAAATAAAAAGTTAA
- a CDS encoding phosphohexomutase domain-containing protein: MTLVKSSSGIRGTLGGKTGNGFTPIEVIRFSSGYVYWMKKNHNKNDRYFIISGRDGRITSRLYQKLLISIFQSFGVDVIDIGLSTTPTLGLTIINEKADGGIMLTASHNPKNWNGLKMFNSFGEFLTEKEFKDLFYFSDKKHNYYDFSSSKNLGTLFCKNNYIQNHIEKIISLPIIDQNVIRKAKLKIVVDGINSTGGIAVPMLLKYLGVYTIKMYCNPNGNFSHNPEPNKNNLKDIIKKVPEVKANLGISVDPDVDRVVFICENGDFFGEEYTLVSIADYILKNEHGPVVTTLSSSHALRDLSIKKGVSFYSTPVGEVNVIKKMKEVNAVIGGEGNGGIIYPKLRYGRDALLGISLFLTQIAKLKISLSVLKKKYSNYFMSKRKIRYSVYANKIFYKKIRKKYKGKKMDFRDGIKIYLSENEWIHIRKSKTENIIRICSESFSRKKSDFLIKEILSEL; this comes from the coding sequence TTGACACTTGTAAAATCTTCGTCTGGAATTAGAGGTACTTTAGGTGGAAAAACAGGTAATGGGTTTACTCCTATAGAAGTAATAAGATTCTCATCTGGATATGTTTATTGGATGAAAAAAAATCATAATAAAAATGATAGATATTTTATTATATCTGGAAGAGATGGGAGGATTACGTCTAGATTATATCAAAAATTATTAATAAGTATTTTTCAGAGTTTTGGAGTAGATGTAATAGATATTGGATTATCAACTACACCTACGTTGGGTTTAACTATTATAAATGAAAAGGCTGATGGAGGAATCATGTTGACAGCTAGTCATAATCCTAAAAATTGGAATGGATTAAAAATGTTTAATTCTTTTGGGGAATTTTTAACTGAAAAAGAGTTTAAAGATTTATTCTATTTTTCTGATAAAAAACATAACTATTATGATTTTTCATCTTCTAAAAATTTAGGAACATTGTTTTGTAAAAACAATTATATTCAAAATCATATAGAAAAAATTATTTCACTTCCTATAATAGATCAAAATGTTATACGTAAAGCAAAATTAAAAATTGTAGTTGACGGAATAAATTCTACAGGTGGAATAGCAGTTCCTATGTTATTAAAATATTTAGGAGTATATACTATAAAAATGTATTGTAATCCTAATGGAAATTTTTCACATAATCCAGAACCTAATAAAAATAATTTAAAGGATATTATAAAAAAAGTTCCAGAAGTAAAAGCAAATTTAGGAATATCTGTAGATCCTGATGTTGATCGTGTAGTTTTTATATGTGAAAATGGTGATTTTTTTGGTGAAGAATATACTCTAGTATCTATAGCTGATTATATATTGAAAAATGAACATGGACCAGTTGTAACAACATTATCTTCTTCTCATGCATTAAGAGACCTATCAATTAAAAAGGGAGTATCTTTTTATTCAACTCCTGTTGGAGAAGTTAACGTTATAAAAAAAATGAAAGAAGTTAATGCAGTTATTGGTGGAGAAGGTAATGGTGGGATTATTTATCCAAAACTTCGTTATGGAAGAGATGCATTATTAGGAATTTCGTTATTTTTAACACAAATTGCAAAATTGAAAATTTCGTTATCAGTGTTAAAAAAAAAATATTCTAATTATTTTATGTCAAAAAGAAAAATTAGGTATTCTGTTTATGCAAATAAAATATTTTATAAAAAAATACGAAAAAAATATAAAGGTAAAAAAATGGATTTTCGTGATGGAATTAAAATATATTTATCAGAAAATGAATGGATTCATATAAGAAAATCAAAAACTGAAAATATTATTAGAATATGTTCAGAAAGTTTTTCAAGAAAAAAATCAGATTTTTTGATAAAAGAAATTTTATCTGAATTATAA
- the dnaB gene encoding replicative DNA helicase: protein MNKNTRIIPPQSLDLEEAIIGAIMIDKNALDEVVDIIFPEIFYKEEHKILYTCIQNLYHKSIPIDLYTVSNELKKNKKLEFIGGESYLIELTQKVISSAHIEYHSRIVMQKFLLRSLISLSSSISKKCYEETADIFDLLDYAESKIFELNQKYLIQKKYDTTQNLVQKAIEKIKKTNKDGISGISSGFHKLDDITSGWQNSDLIIIASRPGMGKTTFMLSMVKNIVIRNKIPSIIFSLEMASIQLVTKLISSETCISFEKIKKATLINEDWNSLNDKTDRLKNSPLFIDDTPSLSIFNLRAKCRRLISQFGVKLVFIDYMQLMSTKDYSGSVNKFQNREQEISIISRSLKSLSKELDIPIIALSQLSRAVEIRGGSKRPLLSDLRESGAIEQDADIVLFIYRPEYYGFKTWDNDNENESCVGESEIIIAKHRNGRLDKFRLKFISDQSRFDNLEEKKHIRLAWEEDYRKNVLDKKNF, encoded by the coding sequence ATGAATAAAAATACAAGAATAATACCACCTCAATCGTTAGATTTAGAAGAAGCAATAATAGGAGCTATAATGATTGATAAAAATGCACTAGATGAAGTAGTAGATATAATATTTCCTGAAATTTTTTATAAAGAAGAACATAAAATTCTATATACTTGTATACAAAATTTATATCATAAATCTATTCCAATTGATTTGTATACAGTATCTAATGAATTAAAAAAAAATAAAAAGTTGGAATTTATAGGTGGAGAATCATATTTGATAGAATTAACACAAAAAGTAATTTCTTCTGCTCATATAGAGTATCATAGTAGAATAGTAATGCAGAAATTTCTTTTAAGAAGTTTGATAAGTTTATCTTCTAGTATTTCTAAAAAATGTTATGAAGAAACTGCAGATATTTTTGATCTTTTAGATTATGCTGAATCAAAAATTTTTGAATTGAATCAAAAATACTTAATTCAAAAAAAGTATGATACTACTCAAAATCTAGTTCAAAAAGCCATTGAAAAAATAAAAAAAACTAATAAAGATGGAATAAGTGGAATTTCTTCTGGATTTCATAAATTAGATGATATTACTTCTGGATGGCAGAATTCTGATCTAATTATAATTGCTTCCCGACCAGGAATGGGAAAAACTACTTTTATGTTATCTATGGTAAAAAATATAGTTATAAGAAATAAAATTCCTTCTATAATTTTTTCATTGGAAATGGCTTCTATACAATTAGTTACAAAATTAATATCATCAGAAACTTGTATTTCTTTTGAAAAAATAAAAAAAGCTACTTTAATTAATGAAGATTGGAATTCTTTGAATGATAAAACTGATAGATTGAAAAATTCTCCTTTATTTATCGATGATACACCATCATTGTCTATTTTTAACTTACGAGCAAAGTGTAGGCGTTTAATATCTCAATTTGGAGTAAAATTAGTGTTCATAGATTATATGCAATTAATGAGTACAAAGGATTATAGTGGAAGTGTAAATAAATTTCAAAATAGAGAACAAGAAATATCTATTATATCTAGAAGTTTAAAGTCACTTTCTAAAGAATTAGATATTCCTATAATAGCATTATCACAATTGTCTAGAGCAGTAGAAATAAGAGGAGGTAGTAAACGTCCTTTATTATCTGATTTAAGAGAGTCTGGAGCAATTGAACAAGATGCAGATATAGTATTATTTATATATAGACCAGAATATTATGGATTTAAAACTTGGGATAATGATAATGAAAATGAATCTTGTGTTGGAGAATCAGAAATTATAATAGCAAAGCATAGAAATGGACGATTAGATAAATTTAGATTAAAATTTATAAGTGATCAATCGAGGTTTGATAATTTAGAAGAAAAAAAACATATTAGACTTGCATGGGAGGAGGATTATAGAAAAAATGTTTTAGACAAAAAAAATTTTTAA